One window from the genome of Anabaena sphaerica FACHB-251 encodes:
- the galT gene encoding galactose-1-phosphate uridylyltransferase: MYSHSLLKPDGRQMTLYSRCPISDQITATSPSDEPVRANPHLRWHPLRGEWVAYASHRQGRTFLPPPEYNPLAPSRNPNFPTEIPVGKYDVAVFENRFPSMVTTAKNPPDCIVETAPANGACEVVVFTQDARASLSSLTLDHLDLILQVWGDRTEVLGKNPQIQYVLPFENKGVEVGVTLHHPHGQIYAYPFVPPVPAQMLEQQQRYYQEHKRGLLADLIEKEIADKQRIIYEDEDAIAFVPVCARYPYEVWVAPKQAVATFSDLSLEQRWGLAKALKTVTLKYDGLWNRPFPYLMAWFQAPTDGLPHPEAHLHAQFYPPYRTSDRLKYLAGTELAAGMFANDALPEEKAKELQAVNVNLRMPVSA; encoded by the coding sequence ATGTACTCCCACAGCTTGTTAAAGCCGGATGGACGGCAGATGACTTTGTATAGTCGTTGCCCCATTTCTGATCAGATTACAGCCACTAGCCCCAGTGATGAGCCAGTGCGGGCAAATCCCCACCTGCGTTGGCATCCCCTCCGGGGTGAATGGGTGGCTTATGCCAGTCATCGTCAAGGACGGACTTTCTTACCACCCCCAGAATATAACCCCCTTGCTCCTAGCCGAAACCCTAATTTTCCCACGGAAATACCTGTTGGTAAGTATGATGTGGCAGTATTTGAGAACCGTTTTCCCTCGATGGTGACAACGGCAAAAAATCCGCCTGATTGCATTGTAGAAACAGCACCAGCCAATGGCGCGTGTGAGGTGGTGGTTTTTACTCAGGATGCCCGTGCTTCCTTGTCATCCTTGACACTGGATCACCTGGATTTAATTTTGCAAGTTTGGGGCGATCGCACGGAGGTTTTGGGCAAAAATCCCCAAATTCAATATGTGTTGCCATTTGAAAATAAAGGTGTGGAAGTAGGTGTGACTTTACACCACCCTCATGGGCAAATTTACGCTTATCCGTTTGTTCCACCTGTGCCAGCGCAGATGTTAGAACAGCAGCAGCGGTATTATCAGGAACATAAACGCGGGTTGTTAGCAGATTTGATTGAGAAAGAAATTGCTGACAAGCAACGAATAATTTATGAAGATGAAGATGCGATCGCATTCGTTCCCGTCTGTGCGCGTTACCCTTATGAAGTTTGGGTAGCACCAAAACAAGCAGTAGCCACTTTTTCAGACTTAAGCTTAGAACAACGTTGGGGACTTGCCAAAGCTTTAAAAACTGTCACTCTCAAATATGACGGCTTGTGGAATCGTCCTTTCCCTTATTTAATGGCTTGGTTTCAAGCACCAACGGATGGTTTACCTCATCCAGAAGCACATTTACACGCCCAGTTTTATCCACCATACCGCACGAGCGATCGCTTGAAGTATTTGGCAGGAACAGAACTTGCAGCGGGGATGTTTGCTAATGATGCTTTACCAGAGGAGAAAGCCAAGGAATTACAAGCAGTGAATGTAAATCTGCGAATGCCAGTTTCGGCATAA